The Catenulispora sp. MAP5-51 nucleotide sequence TGCACCGGCGGGTTGTCGTCGCTGAAGGCCCACTCATAGGCCGCGACCTGTCCGCTGGGGTGCAGGTACCACTCCTGCAGCAGCAACAGCAGCTGCTCCTTGGCCATCTTCGGGTCGATCTCGGCCAGCGCGACGCAGTGGAACGCCAAGTCCCAGGCCGCGAACCACGGGTACTCCCACGGGTCGGGCATCACGATGACGTCGCGCGCCGACAGCGTCCACCAGTGCGCGTTCCGGCCGTGCGAGCGGCCCTCCGGCGGGGCCGGCTGCGCCGGGTCGCCCTCCAGCCAGCGCGAGACGTTGTAGTGGTAGTACTGCTTGGACCACATGAGCCCGGCCACCGCCTGGCGCAGCACGTTCGCCTCGTCGGAACTGCACGCGTCCGGGGTCAGCTCCGTGAAGTACTCGTCGGCCTCGGCCTCGCGGTGCGCCATCAGCTCCTCGAACCCGGTGTCCAGGTCCGCCGGGCCCACGGCCTCGCTGTCGGGCCCCTCCGAGCGCAGCCGCAGCCGGATCTCAGCGGTGCCGCCGGCCGGGACGGTCAGCACGTAGTGCAGCGCGCCCTTGGTCCCGTGCCGCTCCGGGTTGACGCTGTCGGCGCCGGAGACGACGTGGTCGTTGATGCCGTCCTTGGGGTAGCGCGGGCCGTCGGTGTCCCACAGCCGCCGCGCGTTCGAGACGTTGTCGCAGACCAGCGCCTCCGGCTCGCCGGAGCCGGTCAGCGCGATCCGCCCCAGGAGCCGGTGCTGCCCGACCAGGGTCCCGACGTCGCCGGTCAGCTCCGGCACCGCCTCGCGCCCGGCCAGGCCCCAGGACCAGGTGTTGCGGAACCACAGGTGCGGCAGGACGTGCAGGGTCTCCTCATCGGGACCCTTGTTCTCCACGTGCACCCGGATGCACATGTCCTCCGGGCCGGCCTTCGCGTAGTCGGCGGTGATCCGCCAGTACCGGTCGTCCTGGAAGATCCCGGTGTCGACGAGCTCGTACTCCGGGTCCTCGGTGCCGCGGGCGCGGTTGGTGCTCACCAGGTCGTTGTAAGGGAACTCGTTCTGCGGGTAGTGGTAGCGCCAGCGCATCCAGGAGTGCGTCGGGGTGGAGTCCAGGTACCACCAGTACTCCTTGACGTCCTCGCCGTGGTTGCCCTCGTTGCCGGTCAGGCCGAAGGCCCGCTCCTTCAGGATCGGGTCGCGGCCGTTCCAGAACGCCAGGGAGAAGCAGAAATACTGGTCGATGTCGCAGATGCCGGCCAGGCCGTCCTCGTTCCAGCGGTAGGCCCGCGAGCGCGCGTGGTCGTGCGGGAAGGAGTCCCAGGCGGTTCCGCCGGGGGAGTAGTCCTCACGGACCGTGCCCCACGCCCGCTCCGACAGATACGGACCCCACGCACGCCACGGCTCGTTCTCCTCGCCGTCGTACTGGTCCAAGCGCGCCTGCTCTGCTGTGGTCACCGTGCCCTCGCGTTCCTTGGGTACCGTTGCGGTTCGACCCTACGCAGCCGTTACGAAATGCGCGCGATAACGACCACTGCGAATATGGCGGTCGTGGCGATCTCCAACCCGTACGTTCTGGGTACCCGTGTATGCGGCGACCTCTCCGAGGGCGCGGGCCGGGAATGGCTCGTACCCGATGGAGCCGGCGGTTATGCCATGGGTACTGCGAGCGGGCTCCGGACCCGCAGGTATCACGCTCTGTTAGCGGTTGCCGAGAACGGTGGCAGCGCGCGCCGCGTGGGCCTGGCCGCCCTGGACCCGGTGCTCGTCCTGCCCTCGGGAGCCGAGGTGCGGCTGGCCGTGCACGAATGGGCCTCCGGCGCGATCGCCCCGGACGGCCACACCCTGCTGGAGAGCTTCACCCTGGAGCACGGCC carries:
- a CDS encoding glucosidase, with the translated sequence MTTAEQARLDQYDGEENEPWRAWGPYLSERAWGTVREDYSPGGTAWDSFPHDHARSRAYRWNEDGLAGICDIDQYFCFSLAFWNGRDPILKERAFGLTGNEGNHGEDVKEYWWYLDSTPTHSWMRWRYHYPQNEFPYNDLVSTNRARGTEDPEYELVDTGIFQDDRYWRITADYAKAGPEDMCIRVHVENKGPDEETLHVLPHLWFRNTWSWGLAGREAVPELTGDVGTLVGQHRLLGRIALTGSGEPEALVCDNVSNARRLWDTDGPRYPKDGINDHVVSGADSVNPERHGTKGALHYVLTVPAGGTAEIRLRLRSEGPDSEAVGPADLDTGFEELMAHREAEADEYFTELTPDACSSDEANVLRQAVAGLMWSKQYYHYNVSRWLEGDPAQPAPPEGRSHGRNAHWWTLSARDVIVMPDPWEYPWFAAWDLAFHCVALAEIDPKMAKEQLLLLLQEWYLHPSGQVAAYEWAFSDDNPPVQAWAALQIYRADGCRDHVFLKRVFHKLLMNFTWWVNRADADGNNVFEGGFLGLDNIGPFDRDAGVPVGDLLEQSDGTAWMAMYSLNLMEIALVLAEHDPVYHELVMKFFEHFGLIAAAANKIGLWNEEDGFFYDVLRTRDGSCIPMKVRSVVGLMPLVATTSVSAEAMDAVPELRKRVKWFFENQTDKADLLMGCVDMNKTHRLLTMMTFEQRPRVLERMLDEGEFLSEHGLRALSRIHKSQPFRLNVNGTDYSVSYEPGESRTTMFGGNSNWRGPVWFPMNYLLIDALDRHQDFFGDHITLPYPTGSDHQATYGTIADDLAHRLVGVFLNDEAGRRPVFGDVKLFQEDPAWHDQIPFHEYFHGDTGAGIGASHQTGWTALAINLLLRKSRPRRTAAMDHLEGEAAVQDARGSGHSRNSREE